A stretch of Streptomyces vietnamensis DNA encodes these proteins:
- a CDS encoding histidine phosphatase family protein — translation MARPRRIVLVRHGESEGNVDDTVYEREPDHALRLTETGWRQAEETGERLRELFGEEPVSVYVSPYRRTHETLRAFRLPAEQVRVREEPRLREQDWGNWQEREDVRLQKAYRDAYGHFFYRFAQGESGADVYDRVGAFLESLYRSFEAPDHPPNVLLVTHGLTMRLFCMRWFHWTVADFESLSNPGNAETRMLLLGEDGRYRLDRPFERWRTPEPYGPTG, via the coding sequence ATGGCAAGACCGCGGCGCATCGTCCTCGTACGGCACGGAGAGTCCGAGGGCAATGTCGATGACACGGTGTACGAACGGGAGCCCGACCACGCCCTGAGGCTGACCGAGACCGGGTGGCGGCAGGCGGAGGAGACGGGGGAGCGGCTGCGGGAGCTCTTCGGGGAGGAGCCGGTCAGCGTCTACGTCTCGCCGTACCGCCGCACCCACGAGACCCTCCGGGCCTTCCGGCTCCCCGCGGAGCAGGTCCGGGTGCGGGAGGAGCCGAGGCTGCGGGAGCAGGACTGGGGCAACTGGCAGGAACGGGAGGACGTACGCCTGCAGAAGGCCTACCGGGACGCGTACGGGCACTTCTTCTACCGCTTCGCGCAGGGCGAGTCCGGTGCCGACGTCTACGACCGCGTCGGTGCCTTCCTGGAGAGCCTGTACCGCAGCTTCGAGGCGCCCGACCATCCGCCCAACGTCCTGCTCGTCACCCACGGGCTGACCATGCGGCTGTTCTGCATGCGCTGGTTCCACTGGACCGTCGCGGACTTCGAGTCGCTGTCGAACCCCGGCAACGCCGAGACCCGCATGCTCCTGCTCGGGGAGGACGGCCGATACCGCCTGGACCGGCCGTTCGAACGCTGGCGTACCCCGGAACCGTACGGCCCCACCGGATAG
- a CDS encoding ADP-ribosylglycohydrolase family protein produces MTADSSPDRRFDRALASLRGLSVGDALGSQFFVPAHYPLLKRRELPAGPWQWTDDTEMACSVLAVLVQHARIDQDALALSFAQHHDFDRGYGPAVNRMLRLIREGGDWRELAAALFNGQGSWGNGAAMRIAPLGAWYADDPEQATHQAEISAYTTHQHREAVVGAMAVAAAAAIAADPAGPPTPEALLDGVIALVPRSAVGAGLRRARDMLDYGDASTVAAVLGSGRRTSAHDTVPFALWSAARGLGDFERVFWTTAQVGGDVDTTCAIAGGVVASTAAGAPPADWLRQTEELPGWVPDGAV; encoded by the coding sequence ATGACCGCTGACTCCTCACCCGACCGGCGCTTCGACCGCGCCCTGGCCAGCCTGCGCGGGCTGTCCGTGGGAGACGCCCTGGGCTCCCAGTTCTTCGTACCCGCCCACTACCCCCTGCTGAAGCGGCGCGAGCTGCCCGCCGGCCCCTGGCAGTGGACCGACGACACCGAGATGGCCTGCTCCGTCCTGGCCGTCCTCGTCCAGCACGCCCGGATCGACCAGGACGCCCTGGCCCTGTCCTTCGCACAGCACCACGACTTCGACCGGGGCTACGGCCCGGCGGTCAACCGGATGCTCCGGCTCATCCGGGAGGGCGGCGACTGGCGGGAACTGGCCGCCGCGCTCTTCAACGGGCAGGGATCCTGGGGCAACGGCGCCGCGATGCGGATCGCGCCGCTGGGAGCCTGGTACGCCGACGACCCCGAGCAGGCGACCCACCAGGCCGAGATCTCGGCGTACACCACCCACCAGCACCGGGAGGCCGTGGTGGGAGCCATGGCCGTCGCCGCCGCGGCCGCGATCGCCGCCGACCCTGCCGGACCGCCCACGCCCGAGGCGCTGCTCGACGGGGTCATCGCCCTGGTGCCGCGCAGCGCGGTCGGTGCGGGCCTGCGCAGGGCCCGCGACATGCTCGACTACGGAGACGCGAGCACGGTCGCCGCGGTGCTGGGCAGCGGACGGCGGACGAGCGCCCACGACACGGTCCCCTTCGCGCTCTGGTCGGCCGCGCGCGGGCTCGGCGACTTCGAGCGGGTGTTCTGGACGACCGCGCAGGTCGGCGGCGACGTCGACACGACCTGCGCCATCGCCGGAGGCGTGGTCGCCTCCACGGCGGCCGGTGCGCCGCCGGCGGACTGGCTGCGGCAGACCGAGGAGCTTCCGGGGTGGGTCCCGGACGGGGCGGTCTGA
- a CDS encoding MFS transporter, translating to MTTSPVDTQTENEPTRAGGRPGIALTVIAACQLMVVLDATIVNIALPHIQDALSFSTTDLSWVLSAYTLTFGGLLLLGGRAGDILGRRRVFMAGILLFTFASLLGGFAQEPWQLLAARALQGVGGAIASPTSLALITTTFPEGPERNRAFGVFAAVSAGGGAIGLLAGGALTEWLDWRWVFFVNVPIGLLIAFLTPRYIAESERHPGRFDIAGAATSTLGMAALVYGFIRASEKGWKDGLTIGSFVAAVVLLVAFAVVESRAGEPITPLRMFADRNRSGTYVIMLSLSAAMFGMFFFIVLWVQNVLDYSPVQAGFAFLPVTVAIGVGAGLAQRLLPVLGPKPFMVTGATLTGIGLFWLTFISSDSSYVGGVLGPMVVFGSGMGLNFVTLTLTAVSGVAQHEAGAASGLLNATQQVGGSLGLSILVTVFGTAGREESEKQLPDFLAHSTPEEQAEALKAHELPAPWGHEVLTSGISSAFTAAVGMVLIALVTAVLVIRVRKSDLEALSGRAEAAGPVA from the coding sequence GTGACAACTTCTCCGGTGGACACACAGACCGAGAACGAGCCGACTCGCGCCGGAGGGCGACCGGGCATCGCCCTGACCGTCATCGCCGCCTGTCAGCTGATGGTCGTCCTCGACGCCACCATCGTGAACATCGCCCTGCCGCACATCCAGGACGCGCTCTCCTTCTCGACGACCGACCTGTCGTGGGTGCTCAGCGCCTACACGCTCACCTTCGGCGGCCTCCTGCTCCTCGGCGGACGTGCCGGCGACATCCTGGGCCGCCGCCGGGTGTTCATGGCCGGCATCCTGCTCTTCACGTTCGCCTCGCTACTCGGCGGCTTCGCCCAGGAGCCCTGGCAACTGCTCGCCGCGCGGGCCCTGCAGGGCGTGGGCGGCGCGATCGCCTCGCCGACCTCGCTCGCACTGATCACCACGACGTTCCCCGAAGGGCCGGAGCGCAACCGGGCGTTCGGCGTGTTCGCCGCGGTCTCCGCCGGTGGCGGCGCGATAGGCCTGCTCGCCGGCGGAGCCCTCACGGAGTGGCTCGACTGGCGCTGGGTCTTCTTCGTCAACGTGCCGATCGGCCTGCTGATCGCCTTCCTCACCCCGCGCTACATCGCCGAGTCCGAGCGCCACCCGGGCCGGTTCGACATCGCGGGCGCCGCGACGTCGACGCTGGGCATGGCGGCGCTGGTCTACGGGTTCATCCGGGCGTCCGAGAAGGGATGGAAGGACGGCCTGACCATCGGCTCCTTCGTCGCGGCGGTGGTCCTCCTCGTGGCCTTCGCCGTGGTGGAGTCACGGGCCGGGGAACCGATCACGCCGCTGCGCATGTTCGCGGACCGCAACCGCTCGGGCACGTACGTCATCATGCTGAGCCTGTCGGCCGCCATGTTCGGCATGTTCTTCTTCATCGTGCTGTGGGTGCAGAACGTCCTGGACTACAGCCCGGTCCAGGCCGGATTCGCCTTCCTTCCGGTGACCGTCGCGATCGGCGTCGGCGCGGGGCTCGCCCAGCGGCTGCTGCCGGTCCTCGGCCCCAAGCCGTTCATGGTGACCGGAGCGACGCTCACCGGCATCGGCCTCTTCTGGCTGACGTTCATCTCGTCGGACAGCAGCTACGTCGGCGGGGTACTCGGCCCGATGGTCGTGTTCGGATCCGGCATGGGCCTCAACTTCGTGACGCTCACGCTCACGGCCGTCTCCGGAGTCGCCCAGCACGAGGCGGGCGCCGCCTCGGGTCTGCTCAACGCCACGCAGCAGGTCGGCGGCTCGCTCGGCCTCTCCATCCTGGTCACCGTCTTCGGCACGGCCGGCCGCGAGGAGAGCGAGAAGCAGCTGCCGGACTTCCTCGCGCACTCGACGCCCGAGGAACAGGCCGAGGCGCTGAAGGCGCACGAGCTGCCCGCGCCCTGGGGCCACGAGGTGCTGACCTCGGGCATCTCCTCGGCCTTCACGGCCGCCGTCGGCATGGTGCTGATCGCGCTGGTCACGGCCGTCCTGGTGATCCGGGTCCGCAAGAGCGACCTGGAGGCGCTGAGCGGCCGCGCCGAGGCCGCGGGGCCGGTGGCCTGA
- a CDS encoding TetR/AcrR family transcriptional regulator, with translation MVTSRSTAAARPEGAALRRRGPVLERAILEATLDQLSRIGWNGLTMEGVAVGAQTGKAAVYRRWSSKEDLVADALQAGLPTLDEAPDTGRVREDLYELCRRVRDVMYSKPGFALRAVLHECDVESAERFHGLIETGVIEPSKRLFRDVLRRGISRGEVRADAIDDLVLDVVPAMMMYRSKVCGSEWPDDEIAAVIDRIMVPLLRA, from the coding sequence ATGGTTACTTCGCGCTCCACGGCCGCCGCCCGGCCGGAGGGGGCGGCGCTGCGACGCCGCGGCCCCGTGCTCGAGCGGGCGATCCTGGAGGCCACACTCGACCAGCTGAGCCGTATCGGCTGGAACGGCCTCACGATGGAGGGTGTCGCGGTCGGAGCGCAGACGGGCAAAGCCGCGGTGTACCGGCGGTGGTCGTCGAAGGAGGACCTCGTCGCGGACGCCCTCCAGGCCGGACTGCCGACGCTCGATGAGGCTCCGGACACCGGCCGTGTGCGTGAGGACCTGTACGAGCTGTGCCGCCGGGTCCGGGACGTGATGTACTCCAAGCCCGGCTTCGCTCTGCGTGCTGTGCTTCACGAATGCGATGTCGAGTCCGCCGAGCGCTTCCATGGGCTGATCGAGACGGGCGTGATCGAACCCTCGAAGCGTCTCTTCCGGGACGTGCTACGGCGTGGAATCTCGCGCGGAGAGGTGCGAGCCGACGCGATCGACGACCTCGTCCTCGACGTCGTCCCCGCCATGATGATGTACCGCTCCAAGGTGTGCGGAAGCGAATGGCCGGACGATGAGATCGCCGCCGTGATCGACCGGATCATGGTGCCCCTGCTGCGCGCCTGA
- a CDS encoding ribonuclease HII: MPYEPPTHTVERSLRATTGAKIVAGVDEVGRGAWAGPVTVCAAVTGLRRPPEGLTDSKLLTPKRRNALAAELEGWVTAYALGDASPQEIDELGMTAALRLAAVRALEGLPVRPDAVILDGKHDYLGRPWQVRTVIKGDQSCIAVAAASVIAKVRRDALMAELEAEGDRYAAYAFGANAGYPSPVHKAALEELGPTPYHRLSWSYLDALPQWRHLKKVRLSAEAAALESGGQLGFDF, from the coding sequence ATGCCGTACGAACCTCCCACCCACACTGTCGAGCGGTCGCTCCGAGCCACCACCGGCGCCAAGATCGTCGCCGGGGTCGACGAGGTCGGACGCGGGGCGTGGGCCGGCCCCGTCACGGTGTGCGCGGCCGTCACCGGCCTGCGCCGGCCCCCCGAGGGGCTCACCGACTCGAAACTGCTCACACCCAAGCGCCGGAACGCGCTGGCCGCGGAGCTGGAGGGGTGGGTCACCGCGTACGCACTCGGCGACGCCTCTCCGCAGGAGATCGACGAACTCGGCATGACCGCGGCGCTGCGGCTCGCGGCCGTCCGGGCCCTCGAAGGCCTTCCCGTACGGCCCGACGCGGTGATCCTCGACGGCAAGCACGACTACCTCGGCAGGCCCTGGCAGGTCCGTACGGTGATCAAGGGCGACCAGTCCTGCATCGCCGTCGCGGCCGCCTCCGTCATAGCCAAGGTCCGGCGGGACGCCCTCATGGCGGAACTGGAGGCCGAGGGTGACCGGTACGCGGCATACGCCTTCGGTGCCAACGCGGGCTACCCTTCGCCGGTCCACAAGGCGGCGCTCGAAGAGCTGGGGCCCACCCCGTACCACCGACTCTCCTGGTCGTACCTGGACGCGCTGCCCCAGTGGCGCCACCTCAAAAAGGTCCGCCTCTCCGCCGAGGCGGCCGCGCTGGAAAGCGGGGGCCAACTCGGCTTCGACTTCTGA